The following is a genomic window from Haloarcula sp. DT43.
CCGCGGTACCGTCGGACCTTGCCGTCGTGGAGGCCGACCCGCCGGTCCGCGAGAGCCAGACGATGCCGGCCGACGGGCTCGACTTCGACCCGAGCTACGAGCGCATTGGCGACGTGGCTATCGTCGACGAGGACGACGACGAGCGGGCGCGAGCGATTGCCGACGCGATAATGGACTCGGACCTACCGGTGCGGGCGGTGTTGAACCGCGCGTCGAAAATCAAGGGCGAACAGCGGGTCCGCGAGTGGGACGTGCTCGCCGGCGAGGGGACCGAGGGAACTCACAGGGAGTACGGCTGTACGTTCGACCTCGACCTCGCCGAAGTGTACTTCTCGCCGCGGCTGGCGACCGAGCGCCATCGCGTCGTCGAACAGGTCACCGAGGGCGAGCACGCCTTCGACATGTTCGCCGGCGTCGGCCCGTTCGTGGTCCCGTTCGCCACGCGCGGGGCGACCTGCGTCGGGACCGATATCAACGAGACGGCAATCGAGTACCTGCGGGCGAACGCCGAGCGCAACGGCGTCGCCGACCGAGTGACGGGCATCTGTGGCGACGTGCGCGCGGTCGCCAGCG
Proteins encoded in this region:
- a CDS encoding class I SAM-dependent methyltransferase; translated protein: MGVPCVRVPREAGEETRQRLAEADLVDDGYDITVVDGQLYVPVTDPAAVPSDLAVVEADPPVRESQTMPADGLDFDPSYERIGDVAIVDEDDDERARAIADAIMDSDLPVRAVLNRASKIKGEQRVREWDVLAGEGTEGTHREYGCTFDLDLAEVYFSPRLATERHRVVEQVTEGEHAFDMFAGVGPFVVPFATRGATCVGTDINETAIEYLRANAERNGVADRVTGICGDVRAVASEYEGWADRLVMNLPHSADEFLDTAVRLAGEECVLHYYDIQHEDDLFGPGERAIRAATEPTYDVTVETRHTVRSYAPKEHNVVLDVRLTR